aacaacatgtATTAGGGATAAACAGATTCCCTGTCCGGGAAGTTCATTAATATTTTGAATCAGGAAACAGATTGGACTATTTGCAGATTggcttaagaatggccatactggatcagaccaaagatccatctatcCTGTATCCagtatcttccgacagtggccggtgccaggtgccccagaggggatgaacagaactggtaatcatcgagtgatccattccctgtcacccattcccagcttctggcaaacagaggctagggacaccatccctgctcatcctggctaatagccattgatggacctatcctccatgaacttatctagttctttttaaccTCGAACACCTGATCActggagaggggaggaaagacTTCTCAAACTGCCAATCATGGATCACAAAGGGTCTGCAGAGCCTTTCTTCCTGATGTGTGGTAGGGAGCATTTCGAAAACCACCTATTTTGATGTTGGAGAATTTAGGAACGGAGGTGGGCCATAGGGCTTTCTTGCGTGAAGTAGCCTGCAGAATGAAAGAGCTAGAGGTACTCTAAATTGTGTACTTTAATCTTACAGGGCACACAGATACTCTGGTAAGGGAAGCTACAGAGAGATCAACGTAGACACCGTTTTGACAATAAAGTTCCATTTGCACATTGATAGGTGACTTCTATTTATAGCAGGGGTGGGTTCAAAGAAAAAGGCCCAAGGGGCAATGAGCACAGAGGAGTGAGGGAAGAGTCAATAGTAGCCCtaagaggggcggggggagcagaggTGAATAGCTTTGTTTTCCCAATTCTGCCTGATGCACAACTGTCTTTcactcccctttcttccctgttACGTCCTTTTCTTTCCTATTACCTTTGCcccccttcctgcctctcccctaCCAATCTCCCGCCTCAAATTCCCCTACCTGTATGGCCCACGGAGGAGTTCTGGGACTGTGCTAGATACCCCTGGGGCTCTGAGCCCCCAGGCCGGCCCCTCCGCGCTGTCGGTCTCTTCTTTCTCTCCAGTGGTGACTGCacaaggaaagggggagggggggcgagcGAAGAGAAGGGCCGAGGGAGCAGCTCTACCAGCGTCCATGCTCCCACCGCCGGGGGAGACAGGAGGGGGAGCGGCGAGACCGCAGGGCAGCGGCAGCTGAAGCAGAAACCTCGCCCCAGGGTGTGGGCGAGCGACTTCCACGAGCCCTGCCACAGATCAGCCTCAGCGCCCTCCCCGCTCACAGCAGGCCGGGAGAATCCGCCTCTCTTGCTCGGGCTGCTCCTGTCCTGAAGCGGAAACCCGAGCGTGCAGCGCTTCTCTCGGGTCCTTCCCTGCAGCCCGGGCGGCTGGACCCCAGAGGAGAGAATCGGCCCCCCAGCTGTTCGCAACAGCTGTGTGTCGGCTCCTGCGACCAAGCGGGCCAATAGGCGGCGAAGGGCCCGCCCCATCCCCGCCCCTGGTGCGGGAGGCGGAGGATCCCAGGGTGCCCCGGCTTTTAGGGGAAAGCAAACAGGGAAAAGCCACTCTGTTGTTAGCGTCCGGGCCCTGCATTTCTCTCCagtagctgctgctgcctccgCCAGCCTGGACACGCTCCATCCTCCTAACACCTACCTCAAAACTGCTGGAGGCTGCGGGGCTCCCTCcctgaaaggaggaggaggaggcagcggCGGATTGGTTTGCAAAAGGGAACGCAGTGTAATTGCAAAAGGGGTTTGACTCCGGAATAAGTCCCCCTCCCACCACGTGTAAACGCACCCAGGCGCACACTACTCTCCCCGTTTGTTTGCCTAGGGCTGTCCGGCTGGCAGGGCCAGCGAAAGGCGCGGAAGATGCACACGACCCAGAAGGACACCACTTACACCAAGATCTTTGTCGGGGGCCTGCCTTATCACACCACCGACTCCAGCCTGCGCAAGTACTTCGAGGTGTTCGGGGAGATCGAGGAAGCCGTGGTCATCACCGACAGGCAGACCGGCAAGTCCCGGGGATACGGATTTGTAAGTCGTTGGGGGGGTTTCTTTGGGGGATCGTTTTTATCGCTGCTGCTCCGTGGCTACTTTGCATCATTTTTAGCTTGGGTCCGTTTCGTGGGTGGGAGGGATCCAGCCGCTTTCTGGGGAAACTAAAACAAGCTGGGAAGCCAGCGTTGTATCtcctgtggggggtgggaagacaGGTGTAGCCTGAGAAGTGCCTGAAGCCGGAAAGAAACTTCTTGTGAGGCAAAGGCCAGCATGCTGCGGCAGGGTAGATCCAGAGGGCAGCCCTAGATAAAGTGCTTGTCTGATTGGGGGGAAAGGGTACTTTGTTTTGAggagttatttaatttttttgagggAGGGGGTAAAGAATGAGGAATCCCTGATGGAGGGGATTTGGATAGTGGTTTGTACATGAAAAGTTACATGCAGATTTCTGGCAACAAATTAGGCTAGCTGGTTGTTTACTGATATGACTTAGAAGTTTTATCTATGGTAGTACAGGGGGCTCCTATACATGTACACGCCCCTAGGATTATACTGCAGCAAACTAAAAGCTTAAAATAACCTGATTTCTGTGTCTGTTTACCaattaaacacagaacaaaggaaaggaagggTATTTTTTGTACTTCAATGAGTTTTAAGCTAAAgaactcaggttcctttatttctGAATGAGAGCATTCACAAGGGGATGTAATGTGCTTTAACTAATGCATTTTAACTTCTTGGGCCTTTTGTTAATTTGTGTTAAAGATCCTCAGTGTCTTCATGTAAACAAACCCCATTTATCTTAATTATTCAAGCAAGCCCATTAGTTTTGTATCAAAAACATCTAGGGAGATGAGGCTTCATATTTTTCATactgttttggggggtggggagaagctggTTGTTTTAGTGAAAAGGTGAATTCTGCTgctttttcaatggaaaaagtgGTTTAATTCATAGCATTGTATTTTGTTAAGGTCACCATGGCTGACAGAGCTGCTGCTGAAAGGGCTTGCAAAGATCCCAATCCTATCATTGATGGCAGGAAAGCCAATGTGAACCTGGCATACCTGGGAGCAAAACCAAGGATAATGCAACCAGGTGAGgaatgtctctttctctcttttctccctcccctgcccttcaACAAAATTTCTGAGAAGAACAAAACTTCAGTCTgagttaaagttttttttaaaaaaagtccctCTCAGGCAATGCCAAAACTTTCCTTGGAGTAtagttcgtgtgtgtgtgtgtgtgtgttagccaAAAAGTTATGGATTACATACAACATTAAAACTAAAGGTGTGCGTGTGTACTGTACATAGAGGAATATATGTTCCCTTTTGAGAAATTTCCTCCAcacagaatttccattttgttgGACCCTATATTATGAATGAAATGACAAACACCATTTACAGTATAATTGAGGTGAAAGATTATTGCTAGGATACAGGACCTTCTAGATGTGCCCAGTCTTATTAACACAGTCCGTCTCTTAATGGGAACTTCTAAAACACATGGAATCTATTGCACtgaatgaaaaaaggaatggaTTTATCACAAGGCCAgatctgatccaaaactcactcaCTGATTTCATGCCCTGTTCAATACCACAGCTTGACAGCAAAATAAATGGG
The window above is part of the Chelonia mydas isolate rCheMyd1 chromosome 2, rCheMyd1.pri.v2, whole genome shotgun sequence genome. Proteins encoded here:
- the LOC122464534 gene encoding uncharacterized protein LOC122464534 encodes the protein MGRALRRLLARLVAGADTQLLRTAGGPILSSGVQPPGLQGRTREKRCTLGFPLQDRSSPSKRGGFSRPAVSGEGAEADLWQGSWKSLAHTLGRGFCFSCRCPAVSPLPLLSPPAVGAWTLVELLPRPFSSLAPPPPFLVQSPLERKKRPTARRGRPGGSEPQGYLAQSQNSSVGHTDYSVKGRDLEMNWPEGQLTRKKQASTEVEQPLAGDPSGRRAATPCPTMRRRQIRDSVSRSNDKG